Part of the Porites lutea unplaced genomic scaffold, jaPorLute2.1 SCAFFOLD_31, whole genome shotgun sequence genome, aaCTGTAGAATGTGTGGAATTgtgttttgtaaatttttttttaaatatgtaaaattagtaaaaccttggtagttgaaaaaaaaaaaaatttaactggaAAAGTGTAAAACAGTGATAAGTGATTTCAGGAGGGGTTGGAGGGGGTTACATTATAATGAGTATTTAGGGATAGTAACTACCATGTGCCTAACTACCTGTGGATAAACGTCAGAAAACTACTGTGGCCAAGAGTTGTTATCAAAAGTATTACAGTTACTTGTTGAATGTATTATTTAACAGGAAAATCTATTTAGCAAGCAGCTAGTTAAAAATAGCTCTGTTGAAGCAGTTCATACGATTAACTTAGATTAAGTTGGAATAAAGTCTTTTTCATGACTGTGATGGtttgctattgttgttgttttgtggttTGATCTCCCTTAATTTGctcatttaatttttgaccaagtCCTGTGCATAGCCGAAGGCATGTGAGGCCTGGAACTCCGGATCTGGTAACTTCATTTCTCATTCCTCCTTCTGggaaagaagttgaaaatcTAGAGACTTGGATTCATACCTTTAGCTCTCATGATGTTTCCCAAGCCAAAAAACTTTGCGCTACTTTGTCTCCCTTCTCTCGGATGCTTGTATACGTGCGTACCAGCGACATACTGCTGGTGTTAACCCTGCAATAGACTAGAATCCTGTCAAAGGGGTAGCCTTCAGAGCAGCCTTATTTGGTGGGGCAGGAGAGTTATTTATGTTCGTGTTTGACGAGCCGCCATATTCATTTTGAAAAACAGAGGAGTATTGGGGAGAGTCAGTAAAAATTGTCACTATTAGGGCGAGTATTAGAGTGAAAAGACaggtggggagggggagaggaaacaaaaaatttaaatccaAGCCTCCATTCCGCCCACCTTGACTTGCCCTAACTCCTAATGTTTTGTGGAATGGCGGCAGTTACCAGAGCAAATAACTAGCGTGCCCACCGAAAACGTCTGCACTGTAGGCTAGTCCAGGGAAGCAGTAGTGGGCTTCCTTGTCTCTAATAAGTAAATAATTCATGGTCAGTCAGTCCCCGAACAAAGTTAACATAAAATTGCATGGAGGGCAATTAAACCTACTAACCCAAATAAAGCTTATgagcaaaagaaataaaataagaattgtTTATGTTTAACCACAGACCACATGAGCTTGGAAACAAGGAGTTTATTGTCATAAGCTGCGAAGGCGATACAAAACTGGATTGACAATAACACTCCAAAACGCAAACCCAAACGGAGAAGTGGTATGTGGTTAAAGGAAAATcataaaaaaggataaaattaacGTGTAATTATAGACTAAACGAAAAAACACCGAACAGAACAATACTAAGAACAAAACTTAAAGTGTAGTGGATGAGGGCTGTTGAAACTGTGTCGCCATCGAAGAGACAGCTTGCCGTTTTTTATTAGAAGACATCTCTAAATAAACTAAATACGTATCGCTTCGCCAATCACCTTGAAACTTAATGAGTTCGGCTGGGACCTTACTGGCAAAGGCGAAAGTAGCACCGTCACGACGGAAACTGTGCAGTGAATAATGGCGCGAATCCACTCCTAAAGCCGTGATAACCTTGGCTAAGAACTTAGAAAAATGACTGTAAGTGAGAGGATGCGCAGGGGACGTGGACATGGACCTAACTGAAGAAAGCGGATCCGCCGGGCTAACAGCTTTGATACGCAAATGATTGCTAAGTGCCGAAACGGGACAAAGGGGTGATTGTCATGTGGAGAAATGAGGGACACGCACGCGCAATAGAAATTAGGTTAGATTGCGTAATCCGGCAAAATGGCCTTTCTTTGAGAAGAGAGTTTGTATggaccaaaaagaaaaaaataggctTACCTCTTAACCTTGCAAAAATTGCACAATGTTGCATCTCGCTTGTGTCTAAGATGCAGTTACCTCAAACTTGCCATAAGACATGGTAAATTATAATCGCCACGGTTTTAGCCCAGACAGAAAATCGTCCAATAGCCATAAATGGCGCCCATGTTGTCTCTTATTTCACGCAGACGAAGTTTACTGCAGCGCGATTTCCAGCGACAGTTGAAGAGGTATCCGAAATGTTGCATCTGTTTTCCCTTTTCAAAACGATGTTCTTTGAGGGACAATCAACGAAAAGCCGTCAAAATAGTTTTCAAATAGTTTTGCTACTTATTTTCGCTTACATTTGCGTAGCTACCTTTCTCCGAAAGCGTGACATGTAGTCAAATCCAGCGAAGAAAGGCTTCACTCGAGAATCCTGTTCCGCTGCTTCGGGCAGCCATTTTGTCTTCAAATAACTTTGTAACCTCTTGCTATTAGTTTCCAGGCTCAAAGTAGCTCTCAGTTTTTCCAACCGAGTAAATCTGGGGAAAACAACTTTCAAAATACACAAAGTGGCGCGGTTAATCTTTATTAAATAAACTATCCGAGCTACCAGCGACCTACAACTGAGCTTTGACAAATTTTCTCTGTTCCCTACTTGCTCAAACATGTGCCAGGGACAAACATATCGATCATAGTTCCATTGGACGTCAGAACGATAAACATGAAATAATAAGGTCGACTCAAACTTACAAATCGTCCTTCCCGGCGAGTTATAATTCGATATACAATAAAAAGCGGTCCTCGGTCAACTGTTTTCCGCCTCCCTCCCTTTCCTGAGTGAAATCGGCTGTGGACAGGCAATCAAGAGCTCGAAAAAATGTCTCTGAATGTTCACTTCTCTTTCTTCTTGCCGCCATACGGCTTTCGTGATGACGTAGGCAGCAGCCAATGAAGAGCGAGAATTACGCAGGTCTGATTGGCAGGTCAAAGAACGTAATTAAATCAAACTCCATCCCTCGATGTCCCTTATTTCTCCACATGGGTATAATGGGTAGAGGGATCGATAAAGCGCCTTGAAAAACTGGATTGTCTTAGTTGCACAGATATTGAGCCAAGCGCCGGTAGAAGAAACCATATAATCGCAACGACGAGGAACCTTGGGTGAAATAACAGAGCCATTGTCAACAACTAAATTGGACTTTCGCAGGAAGAATAAAAAGGTGACCAGAAACAAGGCCCACATGGCTGCATGAAGAGAATTGTTGCGATCAAGAAGGGGAGCCATACGAAAAAGTAAATTTGGCGTAATGGGATGTTTGGGAGCTGAAGGAGTGCCGAGAAAACGCTTGCAGCCTCGTAAAGCGAGCTGAAATGAATATAAATTATCCCACACAGTTATCTGATGGAGGATTGGAACTGATGCTAATTTTTATGTGAGTCCGAAAAATTCTTTTCTGTCCTTCATAGGAAACCCGGGGTACTTACTATTTGCATGGGAAAACCGGATATTCCGGCTCGATaatcaaatggttcgcgtcATTCCGTTTGGGAAGGTTCAGAAAACATGGGCAGTGATTTGAGGCGATGTAAGtttctgttcagctgatttagATATTCTCTGTATCGGGTCGGCCTTTCACCACCTCagattttatagttttatgttaATGCACAAAAATTTCACCCGGGTGGCAGTGGCGGGCGCCCGTCTCCAAAAGATTTTTTTCGGCCCtatgggcctcagtttggtctaaaaactaAGGGGGGCGTCGGGCCCCCGGGCCCCCTTACCTGGATCCGCCACTTAGTGGTTTGTGTAAGTAGTAAGCACCCCAGTATTTTTAAGTATCCATAATGCCTTGTCCCTAAGCCTTAATACTGCGCGCGGCCGTTGCTTTTTGAGTCACGTGGCCGTTCGTCTCCGATActtcaccgaaatgcattgaccgagaagaaccaagaagacgccgtacagggactaggcaaataTCCATAACTTTTAGTTTCTGAGAAACggctcacctacccctctcctaacccagcattttgccctaagttAGAAGTAATTGTTAATATTAgctcaggggaggggtgggtgggcgaTTCCCCAGAAACCTAAGCTGATCCGAAGCGAGATCAACAGAGAACATCATTAAAGCGACTTTGAGCAAAAAAGagcttgtttattgttttgtaatTAACTTATTGTCGCCACTTTATATTAAGCGTTTCACTGGAGCCAATTTCTCTTTTTTAGTCCCAGACCGCGCGCCTTCAAATGTGTCTGCGCGAAACCTGAGTGCTACAGAACTCCTGGTTAAGTGGGAGCCACTCCCAAAAGAGTCTTACCACAGCGTTCTTCTTGCCTACCGAATTAATATTTCGAAGATTGAGATCAACTTTACAAGAATCATCAACGTTCCACCCAACACAACCAATCATCGCATCACAGGACTTGACACCTACACACGTTATGTCGTCAGCGTAGCAGCAGTGAATGACGTTGGCCAAGGAGTTTACAGCGATGACGTCATTGTCTGGACAGAGGAAGGCGGTAAGCTGATTTTTCTCATTTATCAAATTTGACCTTGCGTTGTGTCGGTCATTTGAGTTTTCTTagttattattttgaattttaaatgtctttttttcgtcCTAGCTACTTGAATTCCGTGGAGGAAATATTATTTCATCTCTAAGACTGAAtgctttaattttaattttctagttCCCAGCCACGCTCCAAACATCAGTGAGATATTCTACACAAGTTCAACGAGTATTCGAGTGACCTGGGAACCACTGTCGCCACACTTTGTCCAGGGACGGTTGCTAGGTTACCGagttgtttatcggcaagttGACGGAGAAAACTGGGAAAAATGGAAGGCGATTACCACCGGAAACAAGGAGCATGGTACAAGTATCACTGGCCTCAAGAAGTATGGAGCCTATGTAGTCCAAGTCGGAGCATTCACAAGAAAAGGGAATGGACTGCTGTCTAAAGGATACATGCTCCGGACAGATGAGGATGGTACGAACTAGGGCAGGAGCTTCTAACCCGGAGAGAGCAACCTCCTTGCTCTCGTGTCGCGACTTTTTCACGGACTAGTTTATTTTAGAACGGTTTAGACGCGCATTTTGAATATcctttaaattccacaaactagtcagcaaaacctacagaccaaAAAATGATGCCTCCTGATagcgtttagttttcctttttgatatcttatacttagAATGCGCTtatagacatggtggagattctattttcgcgggaaaaagtgccctaaaatgtgtctaaaaatgaACTGGTCcctaaaaacgccgtgacataggcctagtgtGGGAGTTGCTccctccgggttatgggctcctgactaAGGCTAGGTACACACGGCAACGGACGAATTTGCGACCAGTAGGAAATTCGTGTGTTTAGGTGCGACCAGGAGTCCATGTCATGGGCTTCCTGTGTGAccgttcacacggaaccacccttaccgtacgaaaatttacagCCTAACCGCTAAAAAAGTTGAATGCCAAATTCGAGGTCAAATCTTCGACCGTACGCGCGGTGTGTCCATATTGACGGTTCAAATTCTTGTACGGCCAATTTTACCAGCGTGGTGTGAACACCATAACTGTTTAAAGTTTTGTACTGCAAATTTGACCAGCGCGGTGAACATCACCatagttgtataaatttttgtaCGGTTAAGGTGTGGCTGCATGTTTGCCTGGTAACTCAGCTAGGAGGTACCATTTTGGATTTGCGCTCTGCGCATGAGCAGACGATAAAACCACTGAGCAAAGCTGAGAAACGTTCAAATTCAACGTGATTTGCCAGTTCTGTATGAACAAAGTGAAAATACAGTTACACctccgttgtagagaggttgaaacaagacTGAATGTagggactgtccgccaaaagaaatggccgttgtagagaggtggccgttagggGAGGTTTGTCTGTTTTGAACTTTTCAcccaaaagtaaaaaattaaaaaaaaaactattgtgCCAGACCTAAAAAATGTGGGTTCTTATATGCAGGTGTTTACTGTTTGTTGCGGATTAAACGACTTGTTTGTTTGCTATCCCTAGTTCCCTCAAAACCACCACAGAATCTGACTGTCGCTAAAGACAACTCTACCTCAACAA contains:
- the LOC140925508 gene encoding neural cell adhesion molecule L1-like; amino-acid sequence: MGSDLRRFPDRAPSNVSARNLSATELLVKWEPLPKESYHSVLLAYRINISKIEINFTRIINVPPNTTNHRITGLDTYTRYVVSVAAVNDVGQGVYSDDVIVWTEEGVPSHAPNISEIFYTSSTSIRVTWEPLSPHFVQGRLLGYRVVYRQVDGENWEKWKAITTGNKEHGTSITGLKKYGAYVVQVGAFTRKGNGLLSKGYMLRTDEDVPSKPPQNLTVAKDNSTSTSLFIHWRPVPANHQNGIILGYRIMYKKSASEDTLKTKNVSARTTATELKNLTKFTEYSITILAYTSKGNGVRAKFFTASTTED